The Miscanthus floridulus cultivar M001 chromosome 6, ASM1932011v1, whole genome shotgun sequence genomic interval CAGGCTGGTGTTCCACGTGGTCACGGACAAGAAGAGCTACGTGCCCATGCACTCGTGGTTCGCGCTGCACCCAGTGTCGCCCGCGGTCGTCGAGGTCAGGGGCCTCCACCAGTTCGACTGgcgcgacgccgtcgtcgtcgcctccGTCATGAGGACGGTCGAGGAGGTGCAAAGGAGCTCGCTGGAGTATCACCAGTGTGATGGATCGGTGGAGATGGAGCACAGACGGCTCGAAGCATCCAAACCGAGCACGTTCTCGCTCCTCAACTATCTCAAGATCCATCTCCCGGAGGTAATTAAAATGGACGGATAGATGCATGGTCATCCTTTGATGGAACGAAGATGTGCGCCTCTGTGCTAACATTGGTCTCTGCTGGCTTGTTTGCTCGAGCAGTTCTTCCCTGAGCTTGGTAGGGTGATGCTTCTGGACGACGACGTCGTGGTACGCAAGGACTTGGCCGGGCTGTGGGAGCAGGACCTCGACGGGAACATCATCGGCGCGGTCGGCGCTCACGAAGGCAGCGGCGTCTGCGTCGACAAGACCTTTGGCGACCACCTGAATTTCTCGGATCCTGGCGTGTCCGGCGTGTCCGGCCTACATAGCTCGCAATGCGCGTGGTCGTGGGGCGTCAACATCGTCGACCTCGACGCGTGGCGACGAACAAACGTTACCGAGACATACCAGTTCTGGCTACAAAAGGCAAGTTCATTGTCCTTTTTACTGAAAATGCAGCATTTATCATGCCATGGCAGTTGCCAGGAGCAAGCAGTTCGTGGCAGATGGCCTCGCTGCCGGCGGCTCTGACACCTCGTTCCGTCATGTGCAGAACCGGGAGTCGGGCTTCAGGCTGTGGCAGATGGCCTCGCTGCCGCCGGCCCTGATCGCGTTCGACGGGCGCGTTCAGGCGATCGAGCCGCTGTGGAATCTGCCGGGCCTCGGTTGGCGCGTGCCGCACCCCGACCTTGTGCGGTTCTCCGCCGTTCTGCACTTCAGTGGGCCACGGAAGCCATGGCTGGAGGTCGCGTTCCCGGAGCTGCGGCAGCTGTGGCTCGCCCACTTGAACGCGTCAGACAGTTTCTTACAAGGATGTGGTGTGGTCGAATGGCAGTAAACGGGGCAACAGCAGAGCATCGAGTTGGGAGAAGTACAGTAATTTGGTTCAGGTCTTCAGGATCACGGATTTACCGGGGAGAGGGAAGTAGGTGTTGCCTGCAGTCTCTCCTGGCCTTCAGG includes:
- the LOC136458911 gene encoding probable galacturonosyltransferase 15, which produces MRVYITATATATATAGADDATKPKAAQPQPQIQQAARRGCRSAAVTGLLAGLLLFRAALLTIEAGASLCPSTTGCLDWRAGLGRWLYGDGGDATEEFMKEWRRHRDEATLLDPVVVEAAPDSLDALMAEMAPMLASYDRRIDMEAVAIKMMAMLLKMDRRVKSSRIRAVFNRHLASLGIPKSVHCLTLRLAEEFAVNSAARSPVPPPEHAPRLTDASCLHVALVTDNVLAAAVAVASAARSTADPARLVFHVVTDKKSYVPMHSWFALHPVSPAVVEVRGLHQFDWRDAVVVASVMRTVEEVQRSSLEYHQCDGSVEMEHRRLEASKPSTFSLLNYLKIHLPEFFPELGRVMLLDDDVVVRKDLAGLWEQDLDGNIIGAVGAHEGSGVCVDKTFGDHLNFSDPGVSGVSGLHSSQCAWSWGVNIVDLDAWRRTNVTETYQFWLQKNRESGFRLWQMASLPPALIAFDGRVQAIEPLWNLPGLGWRVPHPDLVRFSAVLHFSGPRKPWLEVAFPELRQLWLAHLNASDSFLQGCGVVEWQ